The Piliocolobus tephrosceles isolate RC106 chromosome 2, ASM277652v3, whole genome shotgun sequence genome window below encodes:
- the TPRA1 gene encoding transmembrane protein adipocyte-associated 1 — protein MDTLEEATWANGSTALPPPLAPNISVPHRCLLLLYEDIGTSRVRYWDLLLLIPNVLFLIFLLWKLPSARAKIRITSSPIFITFYILVFVVALVGIARAVVSMTVSTSNAATVADKILWEITRFFLLAIELSVIILGLAFGHLESKSSIKRVLAITTVLSLAYSVTQGTLEILYPDAHLSAEDFNIYGHGGRQFWLVSSCFFFLVYSLVVVLPKTPLKERISLPSRRSFYVYAGILALLNLLQGLGSVLLCLDIIEGLCCVDATTFLYFSFFAPLIYVAFLRGFFGSEPKILFSYKCQVDETEEPDVHLPQPYAVARREGLEAPGAAGASAASYSSTQFDSAGGVAYLDDIASMPCHAGSINSTDSERWKAINA, from the exons ATGGACACCCTGGAGGAGGCGACTTGGGCCAATGGGAGCACAGCGCTACCCCCACCCCTGGCACCAAACATCAGTGTGCCTCATCGCTGCCTGCTGCTGCTCTATGAAGACATTGGCACCTCCAG GGTCCGGTACTGGGACCTCTTGCTGCTCATCCCCAATGTGCTCTTCCTCATTTTCCTGCTCTGGAAGCTTCCATCTGCTCGGGCCAAGATCCGCATCACCTCCAGCCCCATTTTTATCACCTTCTATATCCTG GTGTTTGTGGTGGCGCTGGTGGGCATTGCCCGGGCCGTGGTATCCATGACGGTGAGCACCTCGAATGCTGCAACTGTTGCTGATAAG ATCCTGTGGGAGATCACCCGCTTCTTCCTGCTGGCCATCGAGCTGAGTGTGATCATCCTGGGCCTGGCCTTTG GCCACCTGGAGAGCAAGTCCAGCATCAAGCGGGTGCTGGCCATCACCACAGTGCTGTCTCTggcctactctgtcacccag GGCACCCTGGAGATCCTGTACCCTGATGCCCATCTCTCAGCTGAGGACTTTAATATCTATGGCCATGGGGGCCGCCAGTTCTGGCTGGTCAGCTCCTGCTTCTTCTTCCTG gtCTACTCTCTGGTGGTCGTCCTTCCCAAGACCCCGCTGAAGGAGCGCATCTCCCTGCCTT CTCGGAGGAGCTTCTACGTGTATGCGGGCATCCTGGCACTGCTCAACCTACTGCAGGGGCTGGGGAGTGTGCTGCTGTGCTTGGACATCATTGAGGGGCTCTG CTGTGTAGATGCCACAACCTTCCTGTACTTCAGCTTCTTTGCTCCGCTCATCTACGTGGCTTTCCTCCGGGGCTTCTTTGG CTCAGAGCCCAAGATCCTCTTCTCCTACAAATGCCAAGTGGACGAGACAGAGGAGCCGGATGTACACCTACCCCAGCCCTATGCTGTGGCCCGGCGGGAGGGCCTGGAGGCTCCAGGGGCTGCTGGGGCCTCAGCTGCCAGCTACTCAAGCACGCAGTTTGACTCTGCTGGCGGGGTGGCCTACCTGGATGACATCGCTTCCATGCCCTGCCACGCTGGCAGCATCAACAGCACGGACAGCGAGCGCTGGAAGGCCATCAATGCCTGA